GCGAACTCTTCCACAGTGTTCATCCTGCGCCGTTTCGTCGATGCCGGCCCGCGTGCAACTGATAACACAAATACTGCCTTTTCTTCTGTATTTGGTACCCGTGTCGACCTTGGTGCCGGCCACGAGTTGGACGTGAGCTTCCAGACTGTTGAATCAGAGATGAACCGTATCGGTGTAGGTGGTCAATTGTCCACAAGTCGAGTAGAAGAAGCCGTCGCCGACGGCGTTTTCGACCCGACCCAAACTTACGACCCAGCTTTCTTTGCAGAAAATGGCATGTCCATTTCTACCCAGCGCCAGGCGGTGGGCACGGAAAATACCCTTGCGGCCAACCTGTCCGGTGAAATACCCGTAACAGTCGGTCAGTCCGAAATCGGCTACGCTCTGGGCGCCCGCTACAAGGAAGACTCTTTCGATGACCGTGCAGACGCACTGTCTACCGAAGGCGATGTTGCCGGTGGTGCTAGCTCCAACGGTAACGGCTCCCGTGAGAACACCTCGGTATACGGCGAGATCGCCTTGAACCCGATTCAGGACCTGGAAATTTCCCTGGCAGCCCGTTACGACGACTATACGTGGCAAGGCCTGGGCACCAGCTCTGGTGACGATGCCACCACTGCCCATCTCGCGGTCTCTTACCGCCCCGTGGACAGCCTGCTGGTTCGCGCCTCCGCTGGCACCGGCTTCAAGGCTCCGACGCTCGGTGAACTGTTTCTGGGCCGCTCTTTCGGCGTGACCACAGCAGTTGACACAACACGCTGTAATGCCGCGACAACTCCGGAAGAGGAAGCAAGCGCATGCCGCCAAATCGAGGTTCGCTCGGCTTCCGGGGGCAACCCGAACCTGGCGACTGAAGAGTCCCAGAACATCAGCGCTGGCTTCGTCTACACCGGTATCGACAACCTGATGGTCGCGGTCGATTACTACAACATCGAGGTAGATGGCAAGATCGGCTCCCTGAGCGTACAAGAAATCCTTAACAACGAAGCCAACTATCCGGAACTCGTAACGCGCGTAAATGGCTCGCTCAGCAACCGCAATGCTGAAGTCCGCTCTAACCTGCAGAACCTGAGCCAGGAGAACGGCCAAGGTATCGACCTGTCCAGCCGCTACACCATGGAAATGGGGCCGGGCATGATGACAGCTGATTTCCGTGCTTCCTACCTGCTGAGCCACGAACGTCAGCTGTCCGCTGTCCAGCCGCTGTGTGAGGACGCTGGCACTACCAGTGAGCCGGAGTGGCGCTTCAATACTCAGCTGGGCTGGGCACAGAACGACTGGTCCGTTTTTCTGACCGGCCGTTACATCGGCGAAACCGAAGACCTGATCGGCGGCCGCGACACAGCCAACAACAGCTGTGCGCCTAATCCGTCCGGTAGTGTTAACACTGTCGACAGCTACTTTGAACTGGGCCTGCGCGGTACTTACCAGTTCACTGATGCTACCGACGTGACCTTCGGTGTCGTTAACCTGACCGACGAAGAGCCTCCTTACTCCGAACTGGCAGGCGGTGGCTGGCCGTGGTTTGACCAGGGTATGTACGACCCCCGTGGAACCCGCTGGTACCTGAGCCTGACTCACAGCTTCGAGTAAGGCAAAGTCTGATGCCCATCCTTGTGGTGGGCACTCTGTGAAAACAGGCCGCTGCGGTTTCCCGCAGCGGCCTTTTTTTTGTTTTGCGCCTGTAGGGTAGGTAAGCGCGCGCACCTACCGAACTGAGGTTCTTTCATGGTGGATGCGCTTCGCCTATCCACCCTACGCGGAGCGAAGGGCTCTAGCTGACGAGCACTGTATAATTCAGCCAGATAAAGCGCGCACCGATCAAAAACAGCAGTCCGGCGAAGCAATTTTTCAACAACTGTGGGGAAAGTCGGTGGGCCAGCAGGGCGCCGAAGCGTGCGAACCAGGTGCTGGCTAGAACGATACCGAGGAACGCCGGCCAGTAGATATAGCCACTGCTCCACGCCGGCAGCTGGGGGTTGTTCCATCCCTGCACCGCAAAGCTGAGTGCGCCGGCAACGGCTATGGGCAGGCCACAGGCGGCGGAAGTCGCCACCGCCCGTTGCATGACTACATGACAGCGCGACAGGAACGGCACGGTGAGTGAGCCCCCACCAATCCCGAAGATTGCCGAGACCCAACCAATGAAGCCCCCGGCGATAGACAGCCCCACCTTGCCCGGAACCTTTTCACCATCCGTCGGCAGTTGCGATTTGCGCATGCCATCCAGCCACATTTTCAGCGCGATGCCCACGGCAAAAATTCCGATCAGCAGCTGTAACCAGGCACCGCTGAGCCAGTCTGCAGTGACGCCGCCAATCCAGGAACCGAGCAGGATACCGGGGGCCATAGCGGCGACGATTTTCCAGTCCACGGCGCGCTTGCCGTGATGGGTACGGATGGAGCTGACGGAGGTAATGATGATGGTGGCAAGGGAGGTGCCCACCGCCATATGGGTGAGAATGTCAGGCGGTATCCCCTGGGCGGCAAACACCAGCACCAGTGCCGGCACGATGATCAGGCCACCACCAACGCCGAACAGACCGGCAATGGTACCCGCCCCGATTCCGACCAACAGGTAAATCAGAAGTACTTCCACAATGCCCCCTGCAAATTTCAGGCAAAAAAAACGGTGGCATCTAGCCACCGCTCTTGAGTTTCCAGATTGGCACCACCGATCAGCTTCAGTGGCGGCCAGGCACCGGGAGCGGCTTTTCAGGACCGCTGTAAACCCATCCCTGGGCGCTTCGTCGCAAACATTCTGTTTGCGACGAGCCCGAAAAGCCGCTCCCGGCACCTGCCCTTGGCATCTAGAAATGTGCTCCGTTGCGTACGCTAAAGAGCTCCAGCAAGGTAATTACTCCTCGCCAGTTGCCTCATCCGCTTCCGCTGCTGCGTCTGCGTTGGCTTCCTTGATAGACAGCTTGATGCGGCCGCGCTGGTCTACGTCCAGTACCTTGACCTTCACCATCTGGCCTTCGCTCAGGTAGTCGGTCACCGCGTTGACGCGCTCTTCGGCGATCTGGGAGATGTGTACCAGACCATCTTTACCCGGCAGGAAGTTTACGAATGCGCCGAAGTCGACGATGCGCACAACCTTACCTTCATAGATGGCGCCGATCTCGGCTTCCGCAGTGATTTCCTCGATGCGGGTTACCGCGGCTTCCAGGCTCACGCCGTCTTCACCAAATACCTTGATACTGCCATCGTCTTCGATATCGATGGATGCACCGGTTTCTTCGGTGATGGAGCGGATGGTGGCACCGCCTTTACCGATCACGTCGCGGATCTTGTCCGGATGGATCTTCAGAGTGGCGTAGCGCGGTGCGTTCTCGTTCACTACAGAGCGGGATTCGCCGATCACCTTGTTCATTTCCGCCAGGATGTGCAGACGGGCATGCAGGGCCTGCTCAAGAGCAGTCTCCATGATCTCTTCGGTGATACCTTCGATCTTGATGTCCATCTGCAGTGCAGTCACACCAGAAGCGGTACCCGCAACCTTGAAGTCCATGTCGCCCAGGTGGTCTTCGTCACCCAGGATGTCGGTCAGAACCGCGAAGCCTTCGTCTTCTTTCACCAGGCCCATGGCGATACCGGCAACCGGAGCTTTCAGCGGTACACCCGCATCCATCAGTGCCAGGCTGGAACCACACACGGAGGCCATGGAGCTGGAGCCGTTGGATTCGGTGATTTCGGAAACCACACGCAGGGTGTAGGGGAATTCATCCGGGTTCGGCAGCACTGCGGCGATACCGCGGCGCGCCAGGCGGCCGTGGCCGATTTCGCGACGACCGGTAGCGCCGACACGACCCGCTTCACCTACCGAGTAGGGAGGGAAGTTGTAGTGCAGCATGAAGTAGTCTTTACGCTCGCCTTCCAGCGCGTCGATGATCTGTGCATCGCGGGTAGCACCGAGAGTGGAGACCACCAGCGCCTGGGTTTCACCACGGGTGAACAGCGCAGAACCGTGGCCTTTCGGCAGTACGCCAACTTCCACGGAGATAGGACGCACGGTCTTGGTATCGCGACCATCGATACGGGGCTCGCCACGAACCACGGCGCCGCGCACAATTTTCTTCTCGAGCTTGCCGAAGTAGCTCTTTACGGTGCCTTCATCCAGCTCTTCGCTCGCCAGGGCTGCCGCCGCTTCATTGCGCAGCTCGCCCAGACGGGTGGTGCGCTGCTGCTTGTCGGTGATCTTGTAGGCTTCTGCCACTTTCTCGCCGAACTGGGCTTCCAGAGCGGATTTCAGCTCTTCGTTCACCGGCTCCGGCTGCCAATCCCAGGTGGGCTTGCCCGCTTCGGCTTTCAGTTCTTCACAGACTTTCACAACTGCCTGCATTTCCTGGTGGGCAAACAGCACCGCGCCCAGCATGATGTCTTCCGGCAGCTCTTTCGCTTCGGATTCCACCATCAGAACCGCGTCTTTGGTACCGGCGACCACCATGTCCAGCTCGGACTCTTTCAGCTCGCTGTAACGGGGGTTCAGCAGGTAACCGTCTTTCTCGGTGTAACCCACACGCGCCGCACCGATCGGGCCGGCGAAGGGAATACCGGACACAGACAGGGCTGCAGAGGTGCCTATCATGCCGGCGATATCCGGATCCACGTCTTTTTCCGCGGACAGCACGGTGATCATCACCTGTACTTCGTTCATGAAACCATTCGGGAACAGCGGACGGATCGGGCGATCGATCAGGCGGGAGGTCAGGGTTTCTTTCTCTGACGGGCGGCCTTCACGCTTGAAGAAGCCACCGGGAATTTTGCCGGCCGCGTAGGCCTTTTCCACATAGTGTACGGACAGCGGGAAGAAGCTCTGGTCTGGCTTGGCTTCCTTGGCACCGACAACGGTACACAGCACGACGGTTTCACCCATGGTGACCAGCGCGGCGCCGGTTGCCTGGCGTGCGATACGGCCGGTCTCGATGGTGACCTGGTCTTTACCGTACTGAAAGGTTTTGGTTACTGGATTCACTAGACTCTTTCCTGTTTCCTTTGCGTGCTGGCCCATTCCAGCAACGCTTTGCCTACAAGTGATGAGCAAACCGTGCTCATCCTGCGCTGTGCGCCCATAAAGCGGACCTCACAAACGCCAAAATCCGCTGACGGCTACCCGACAGCGGAAATCGTTTTGGGCTTTCGCCCACAGTTACTGACGACAGCTATTACGCAATCATTATGTCAGAAACCTGAATTCTATATAGAACAATGCCCGCCATAGGCGGGCATTGCAGGGTCTTAGCGACGCAGGCCGAGCTTGGCGATCAGCTGAGCGTAACGGTTCAGATCCTTGCGCTTCAGGTAGTCCAGCAGCTTACGACGCTGGTTTACCATGCGGATCAGACCACGACGGGAGTGGTGGTCTTGCTTGTGAGAAGCAAAGTGACCCTGAAGCTTGTTGATGTTGGCAGTCAGCAGGGCTACCTGAACTTCCGGGGAACCGGTATCACCTTCAGACTGGCCGTGCTCTTTCAGGATGGCTGCTTTTTCGTTTGCAGACAGTGCCATAACGAATTACCTCGTTCGTAACATGCTTTAAAGATTCGGCTGGCCCGTGCATGTTTACAGACCAGCTAGTCATTAGATAACCCGCTTTCCCCTGTTGCCAGGCTATTGCGGGTTATTTTACCAACCGACGGGGTGCAACCCGTCCGTCATCAGTAATCTCTCCAACGCCTAGAAATTCACCACTTTCCAGGAAGAGGCGCACCATATCACCTTCATCGCCCAAACGATAGACCTGCAGATCCATTACCGGCTGCCCCTGACGCAGATAGTAACCCGTGTCATCGGCGAGGATCATTTTGGGCAGGCCAGAGGCCGGGGAGTCCGCCGGCAGCAGGTGGTGATCCAGCACTTCGGCGCGATCTTCGCCCCGCTCCTCGGTCAGCTCATCCAGAGTAACCGAGTCTTCTTCGTGGTAGGGCCCGGCGGCACTGCGGTGCAGTTTCTCCACAAAGGCACCCACGCCCAGGGCCTTACCCAGGTCTTCGGCGAGGCTGCGTACATAGGTGCCCTTGGAGCAGTGCACCTCGACCTCTGCCCGCGGCAGCTTATCCGGCGACTCGCTGGCTGGAGTGAAGCCCAGCAGCTCGTAGGAGTAAATCTCGACTTCCCGCGGCTCCCGCTCCACCTCTATTCCCTGGCGCGCCAGCTTGTACAACGGCTGGCCATTGTGCTTGAGCGCCGAATACATGGAGGGAATCTGGCTGATGGTACCGCGAAACGCCGCCATGGCGTCGCACACCTGCTGCTCGGTGATCCCGGAGGCATCACTGGTGGCAACCACATCGCCATCAGCATCCCCGGTTTCGGTGGTCATACCCAAACAGAAGGTGCTGCGATAGCGCTTGTCCGCATCCAGTAGATACTGGGAGAACTTGGTGGCCTCACCGAAGCAGATCGGCAGCACGCCGGTTGCCAGCGGATCCAGCGCACCGGTATGGCCGGCGCGGTTGGCAAAAAACAGTCGCTTGGCTCTTTGCAGGGCATCGTTGGCAGAGATGCCGGCGGGCTTGTTCAGCAACAGCACGCCATCCACCTGCCGGCCCCATTTTGGTCTGCGGCCCATCAGTCGTTCTGTTCGCCCGGTTTGTTGTCGGATTCGCTGTCGTGATCAGTGTCCTCTTCGGACTTGTGCTGATCAGACTGGACCGCCTTGTCGATCAGCGCCGAGAGGTGCTGGCCGCGCACGGAGGTTTCGTCATAGCGGAAATGCAGTCGGGGAATGGAGCGCATCTGAATCTCTTTGGCGAGCTGGGTACGCAGGAAACCTGCGGCCTTGTTCAGCGCCGTCATACAGATATCGATTTTGCTGCGATCGTCTTCCCCTACCAGGGTGACAAACACCTTGGCGGTGGCGAGATCGCGGCTCACTTCCACGTCGTTGACATTGACCATGCCAACGCGCGGGTCGCGCACTTCGTGCTGGATCAGACGGGCCAGTTCGCGACGCATGGCGTCGGCTACCCGGTCAGCACGGTGGAATTCTTTGGCCATTTTTTACCTGTTTACCTACTGATAAGACCGTTCTCCCGGAACGGTCTTATCGTCACCTGACAGCTGCAGGCGCAGTTGTGTGAGCCGAGCGGAGCGAGACCACAGCTTCGCTGCCGCAGGGAATAAACTGCTGACATCTGTCAGGCTCGCGCCGGCAAACTGCCGGCGGCGGCACATCCATGTGCCGCTCATTGGCCCAATCAGACTCAACGAAAATCAGAGTTCGCGGGCTACCTTGACGATGTCGAAGACCTCGATCTGATCGCCAGCCTTGACGTCATTGTAGTCTTTAACGCCGATACCACACTCCATGCCGTTCCGGACTTCCTGCACGTCGTCTTTGAAGCGACGCAGGGATTCCAGTTCGCCCTGGTAGATCACCACGTTGTCACGCAGTACGCGGATCGGCTTGTTGCGGTAGACGGTACCCTCGATCACCATACAGCCGGCAATGGCGCCGAACTTGGGTGAGCGGAACACGTCGCGCACCTGCGCGATACCGACAATCTCTTCGCGCACCTCCGGATCCAGCATGCCAGACAGGGCCTGCGTAATAACTTCGATAGCATACATTATACGAAGTTATACGACGGTACCCTCGATCACCATACAGCCGGCAATGGCGCCGTACTTGGGTGAGCGGAACACGTCGCGCCCCTTCGCGATACCGACAATCTCTTCGCGCAGCTCCGGATCCAGCATGCCAGACAGGGCCTGCTTCACTTCGTCCAGCAGGTTGTAGATCACGCTGTAGTAACGGATTTCAACGCTCTCGGTCTCGGCCAGCTTGCGCGCAGCGACATCCGCACGGGTGTTGAAGCCGATCACGATTGCGCCCGAGGTCAACGCCAGGTTGATGTCGTTTTCGGCAATACCGCCAACGCCACTGGATACCACGTTGACGGAAACTTCTTCGTTACCAATCTCAGCCAGTGCCGCGAGAATCGCCTCGAGGGAACCACGCACGTCTGCCTTGATCACCACCGGCAAGACTTTTCTCTCACCCGCTTCCATATCGGCAAACATGTTTTCCAGCTTGGCCGCCTGCTGCCGCTGCATACGCTCACGACGCTCTTTGTCGGCGCGCTGCTCGGCCACTTCACGGGCCTTGCGCTCGTCGGCAACCACCAGGAATTCGTCACCCGCATTCGGCGTGGCGTCGAGACCCAGCAATTCCACTGGCGTGGACGGACCGGCTTCCTTGACGGACTTGCCCAGCTCGTTGGTCATGGCGCGAACGCGGCCATAGCTCTGGCCCGCCAATACGATATCACCGCGCTTCAGCTCACCGTTCTGCACCAGCAGGGTAGCAACCACACCGCGGCCTTTTTCCAGGCGGGATTCGATCACAACACCGCTGGCCGGCACGCCAGTTTTGGCTTTCAGTTCCAGCATTTCGGATTGCAGGGAAACGGCTTCGAGCAGCTCGTCGACGCCCTGCCCGGTGTGCGCAGACACTTCAATAAACTGAGTATCGCCGCCCCAATCTTCCGGGATCACATCTTTGGCTGCCAGCTCGTTCTTTACACGATCCGGATCCGCCGCTTCCTTGTCACACTTGTTGATTGCGACCACCAGCGGTACACCCGCCGCCTTGGCGTGGGCAACGGCTTCTTCGGTCTGCGGCATGACGCCGTCGTCCGCGGCCACCACCAGGATGACCACATCGGTAGCCTGGGCACCGCGGGCACGCATGGCAGTAAATGCCGCGTGTCCGGGGGTATCCAGGAAGGCAACCTCACCTTGGCTGGTTTTTACGCGGTAGGCACCAATGTGCTGGGTAATGCCGCCAGCTTCGCCGGAGGCCACCTTGGTTTTGCGGATGTAGTCCAGCAGCGAGGTTTTACCGTGGTCGACGTGACCCATAACGGTAACCACTGGCGCGCGGCTGACTTCTTCGCCCTCAACGTCCTGGGACTGGGCAACCAGTTTCTCTTCCAGTTCGTTTTCTGAACGCAGCACAACTTTGTGCCCCATCTCTTCAACGATCAGGGTTGCGGTGTCGCGGTCCAGGCTCTGGTTGATGGTGACCATTTCGCCCATTTTCATCAGGCGCTTGATCAGCTCACCGGCTTTGATATTCAACTGTTTGGCAAGCTCGCCGACGGTGATCGTCTCACCCAGTTGCACTTCGTACACTTGCTTTCCTGTCGGCCGTTTGAAGCCGTGTGTGTTCTTTACTTTCAGCGTCGGGCGGGACAGAGAGCGGGTGCTGCGCTTCTCTTCCTCGTCGCTCTCGAAGGCTTCCAGCGCCGCATCGTACAGAGACGTCTTGCTGGACTTCTTGGGGCCGGCCTTGCCGCGACGGCTGCGGCGCTTGCGCGGCTCGTCGTCATCACGATCGGTAACCACTGCGGCTTCGACCTTGCGACGCAGACCGGGCTTATCTTCTGCCGCTGCGGTCGCGGTGCTCGCTGCCGGTTTCTGTTTGGCCTGTTCCGCACGCTCTTTCTGCTCTTGCTCCAGACGTGCGCGCTCCGCTTCAACACGGGCTTTTTTCTCTTCCAGCTCGGCGGCTTCGCGCTGATCTTCTTTTTTGCGGCGCTCGATGGCGGCGAGGCGCATGGCTTCGATGTCATCGACGTAGGTAGAGCGGATAGGTGTCGGCTGGGGCTTAGCTTTGGGCGCTGCCTTGGGCTCAGGTTTCGCGGGCGCTTCTGCCTTCTCGGGCTCAGGTGCTTCAGCCTTGGCCTTCGCTTCCTGCTGCGCCTTGGCAGCGGCCTCGGCCTCCTGCTTGGCCTTGGCTTCTTCTTCGGCGCGCTTGGCTTCGGCTTCAGCGGCCTCCTGCTCGGCGCGGGCGCGGTCGGCGGCGGCTTTCTCTGCCGCGGCCAGCTCTTCTTCCGCCTTCTGCAGTGCGGAAGTATCGAGCTCGGCTTGTTCCGCTTCGGCCTCAGGGCGCTTCACATAGGTGCGCTTCTTGCGGACTTCCACGTTGACGGTCTTGCGGCCGGTGCCAGATCCGGTTTTGAGCGTCGTGGTGGTCTTGCGCTTGAGGGTAATCTTGCGAGGTGCAGCAGCCTGCTCCCCGTGACTGGTTTTCAGGAAGTTAAGCAGGACCTGCTTCTCTTCTGCGGATACGGTCGCATCCGCTGAAGTGTGGGGCAAACCCGCCTCCTGCATCTGCTTGAGCAGACGCTCTTCGGTGGCACCAACCGATTTGGCGAGTTCGCTAACTGTTACTTCG
This Microbulbifer sp. Q7 DNA region includes the following protein-coding sequences:
- a CDS encoding TonB-dependent siderophore receptor, which produces MNKNLLALAVKSALGLTAAVMLTPAIAQENTQAIEAGDVEEVVVTGSRIKRLDPELSVPVQVFNNDYIKNSGASNIQDFLFTSNFAGPSLFNENATLSQTAGTANFDSRGFGDDYVLVLLNGRRLPADPLGGDNATNLNLIPIAAVERIEYLSTGASAIYGADAVQGVVNVITKSNFEGFNLDMRTEAMADGDGTKHNFGFSGGISSDKGWLMASIDYQTQESVMADGLPLIGSAISPTGIDGRSPTGLPGTYLDFGNDISYPAADCPEGSKRDPLYTTAGQDCSFDFAKLYEAIPAQDRFNFLTTGEIKLSDSITGYGEFRFSRNFTEVRNGAAPAFFNITGAESLANVDAELGSDLANSSTVFILRRFVDAGPRATDNTNTAFSSVFGTRVDLGAGHELDVSFQTVESEMNRIGVGGQLSTSRVEEAVADGVFDPTQTYDPAFFAENGMSISTQRQAVGTENTLAANLSGEIPVTVGQSEIGYALGARYKEDSFDDRADALSTEGDVAGGASSNGNGSRENTSVYGEIALNPIQDLEISLAARYDDYTWQGLGTSSGDDATTAHLAVSYRPVDSLLVRASAGTGFKAPTLGELFLGRSFGVTTAVDTTRCNAATTPEEEASACRQIEVRSASGGNPNLATEESQNISAGFVYTGIDNLMVAVDYYNIEVDGKIGSLSVQEILNNEANYPELVTRVNGSLSNRNAEVRSNLQNLSQENGQGIDLSSRYTMEMGPGMMTADFRASYLLSHERQLSAVQPLCEDAGTTSEPEWRFNTQLGWAQNDWSVFLTGRYIGETEDLIGGRDTANNSCAPNPSGSVNTVDSYFELGLRGTYQFTDATDVTFGVVNLTDEEPPYSELAGGGWPWFDQGMYDPRGTRWYLSLTHSFE
- a CDS encoding sulfite exporter TauE/SafE family protein — protein: MEVLLIYLLVGIGAGTIAGLFGVGGGLIIVPALVLVFAAQGIPPDILTHMAVGTSLATIIITSVSSIRTHHGKRAVDWKIVAAMAPGILLGSWIGGVTADWLSGAWLQLLIGIFAVGIALKMWLDGMRKSQLPTDGEKVPGKVGLSIAGGFIGWVSAIFGIGGGSLTVPFLSRCHVVMQRAVATSAACGLPIAVAGALSFAVQGWNNPQLPAWSSGYIYWPAFLGIVLASTWFARFGALLAHRLSPQLLKNCFAGLLFLIGARFIWLNYTVLVS
- the pnp gene encoding polyribonucleotide nucleotidyltransferase, which produces MNPVTKTFQYGKDQVTIETGRIARQATGAALVTMGETVVLCTVVGAKEAKPDQSFFPLSVHYVEKAYAAGKIPGGFFKREGRPSEKETLTSRLIDRPIRPLFPNGFMNEVQVMITVLSAEKDVDPDIAGMIGTSAALSVSGIPFAGPIGAARVGYTEKDGYLLNPRYSELKESELDMVVAGTKDAVLMVESEAKELPEDIMLGAVLFAHQEMQAVVKVCEELKAEAGKPTWDWQPEPVNEELKSALEAQFGEKVAEAYKITDKQQRTTRLGELRNEAAAALASEELDEGTVKSYFGKLEKKIVRGAVVRGEPRIDGRDTKTVRPISVEVGVLPKGHGSALFTRGETQALVVSTLGATRDAQIIDALEGERKDYFMLHYNFPPYSVGEAGRVGATGRREIGHGRLARRGIAAVLPNPDEFPYTLRVVSEITESNGSSSMASVCGSSLALMDAGVPLKAPVAGIAMGLVKEDEGFAVLTDILGDEDHLGDMDFKVAGTASGVTALQMDIKIEGITEEIMETALEQALHARLHILAEMNKVIGESRSVVNENAPRYATLKIHPDKIRDVIGKGGATIRSITEETGASIDIEDDGSIKVFGEDGVSLEAAVTRIEEITAEAEIGAIYEGKVVRIVDFGAFVNFLPGKDGLVHISQIAEERVNAVTDYLSEGQMVKVKVLDVDQRGRIKLSIKEANADAAAEADEATGEE
- the rpsO gene encoding 30S ribosomal protein S15, with product MALSANEKAAILKEHGQSEGDTGSPEVQVALLTANINKLQGHFASHKQDHHSRRGLIRMVNQRRKLLDYLKRKDLNRYAQLIAKLGLRR
- the truB gene encoding tRNA pseudouridine(55) synthase TruB; its protein translation is MGRRPKWGRQVDGVLLLNKPAGISANDALQRAKRLFFANRAGHTGALDPLATGVLPICFGEATKFSQYLLDADKRYRSTFCLGMTTETGDADGDVVATSDASGITEQQVCDAMAAFRGTISQIPSMYSALKHNGQPLYKLARQGIEVEREPREVEIYSYELLGFTPASESPDKLPRAEVEVHCSKGTYVRSLAEDLGKALGVGAFVEKLHRSAAGPYHEEDSVTLDELTEERGEDRAEVLDHHLLPADSPASGLPKMILADDTGYYLRQGQPVMDLQVYRLGDEGDMVRLFLESGEFLGVGEITDDGRVAPRRLVK
- the rbfA gene encoding 30S ribosome-binding factor RbfA; protein product: MAKEFHRADRVADAMRRELARLIQHEVRDPRVGMVNVNDVEVSRDLATAKVFVTLVGEDDRSKIDICMTALNKAAGFLRTQLAKEIQMRSIPRLHFRYDETSVRGQHLSALIDKAVQSDQHKSEEDTDHDSESDNKPGEQND
- the infB gene encoding translation initiation factor IF-2; protein product: MAEVTVSELAKSVGATEERLLKQMQEAGLPHTSADATVSAEEKQVLLNFLKTSHGEQAAAPRKITLKRKTTTTLKTGSGTGRKTVNVEVRKKRTYVKRPEAEAEQAELDTSALQKAEEELAAAEKAAADRARAEQEAAEAEAKRAEEEAKAKQEAEAAAKAQQEAKAKAEAPEPEKAEAPAKPEPKAAPKAKPQPTPIRSTYVDDIEAMRLAAIERRKKEDQREAAELEEKKARVEAERARLEQEQKERAEQAKQKPAASTATAAAEDKPGLRRKVEAAVVTDRDDDEPRKRRSRRGKAGPKKSSKTSLYDAALEAFESDEEEKRSTRSLSRPTLKVKNTHGFKRPTGKQVYEVQLGETITVGELAKQLNIKAGELIKRLMKMGEMVTINQSLDRDTATLIVEEMGHKVVLRSENELEEKLVAQSQDVEGEEVSRAPVVTVMGHVDHGKTSLLDYIRKTKVASGEAGGITQHIGAYRVKTSQGEVAFLDTPGHAAFTAMRARGAQATDVVILVVAADDGVMPQTEEAVAHAKAAGVPLVVAINKCDKEAADPDRVKNELAAKDVIPEDWGGDTQFIEVSAHTGQGVDELLEAVSLQSEMLELKAKTGVPASGVVIESRLEKGRGVVATLLVQNGELKRGDIVLAGQSYGRVRAMTNELGKSVKEAGPSTPVELLGLDATPNAGDEFLVVADERKAREVAEQRADKERRERMQRQQAAKLENMFADMEAGERKVLPVVIKADVRGSLEAILAALAEIGNEEVSVNVVSSGVGGIAENDINLALTSGAIVIGFNTRADVAARKLAETESVEIRYYSVIYNLLDEVKQALSGMLDPELREEIVGIAKGRDVFRSPKYGAIAGCMVIEGTVV